Proteins from one Actinomycetota bacterium genomic window:
- a CDS encoding TrkA family potassium uptake protein has protein sequence MGGGKVGSFLARDLIARGRRVAVIERSRETGERLAVETEAAVVLGDGCDLRYLEEADVGDAGVFAAVTGDDDDNLVACQLVKTYFRVPHVVARINNPRNEGVFRKLGVEGISSTSVIAQVIEEQTTAGEVVDLYTLKKGRLVVVELSLPDDRCRCCGRPLRDLGLPRGSILVSVIRGDDVIIPRGDTTLEPGDTIIAVTSPDKEAELRRALVG, from the coding sequence ATGGGCGGCGGCAAGGTAGGTTCGTTCCTGGCGCGGGACCTTATTGCCAGGGGGCGGCGCGTGGCGGTGATCGAACGCAGCCGCGAGACCGGGGAGCGCCTGGCGGTGGAAACGGAGGCCGCGGTGGTCCTCGGCGACGGCTGCGACCTGCGCTACCTGGAGGAGGCGGACGTGGGAGATGCGGGGGTCTTCGCGGCGGTCACCGGGGACGACGACGACAACCTCGTCGCCTGCCAACTGGTCAAGACTTACTTCCGCGTTCCCCATGTGGTGGCGAGGATCAACAACCCCCGCAACGAAGGCGTTTTCAGGAAGCTCGGGGTGGAGGGCATATCGTCGACCTCGGTCATCGCCCAGGTCATCGAGGAGCAGACCACGGCGGGGGAGGTCGTCGACCTGTATACCCTGAAGAAGGGCAGGCTGGTGGTGGTGGAACTGAGCCTGCCGGATGACCGCTGCCGCTGTTGCGGAAGGCCACTGCGCGACCTGGGGCTGCCCCGGGGCAGCATCCTGGTATCCGTCATCCGGGGGGACGACGTCATCATCCCCAGGGGTGATACCACCCTCGAGCCGGGCGACACCATCATCGCCGTGACCTCGCCGGACAAGGAGGCGGAACTGAGGCGTGCCCTGGTCGGATGA
- a CDS encoding potassium transporter TrkG, whose translation MILRPGREDVKLIGWGIGRVILGVGLIMTIPLAVSIMATEWETVLDFLVGMLACVTFWLVMELTCRSERDLGWFHGLIIASGGWLVAMVFGAIPHFLSGHFKSFLDACFDLMSGYTTTGLFLMQDLDHASHGLNMWRHLLTYAGGQGIIVIALTFLFAGTAGAFKIYVSEGKEEKLLPNVLGTARAIWMISLTYLVVGSLFLWASLLEEGMPLARGGLHAVWLFMGAWSTGGFAPQSLNLLYYHSLLIELVTLVIFVIGSFNFALHYAVWTGDHREVYRNVETRSFTTTVLLGTFMLSIGFGKFGLFGSLGEFFRKGFYNLASAHTTTGNSTIYAVSFWKDFGFIAMWAVILTMAIGASACSTGGGFKGLRMGIVFRFLRGEVRRLASPESAVVAEKIHHIHDTWLDDAMVKGAMFIIICYVVIYALGGMLGVLYGFDPNVAIFDAVSAGSNTGLSAGLTSPLMPAAMKVYYIFAMWAGRLEFMSIIALFAFGGALLRGRGTARKVRG comes from the coding sequence ATGATCCTCAGGCCGGGACGGGAAGACGTCAAGCTCATCGGCTGGGGCATCGGGCGCGTCATCCTGGGCGTGGGGCTGATCATGACCATCCCCCTCGCGGTATCCATCATGGCCACGGAGTGGGAGACCGTCCTCGACTTCCTGGTGGGCATGCTCGCCTGTGTCACCTTCTGGCTGGTCATGGAGCTGACCTGCAGGAGCGAACGGGACCTGGGGTGGTTCCACGGCCTCATCATCGCCTCGGGGGGCTGGCTGGTGGCCATGGTATTCGGGGCCATACCGCACTTCCTCTCCGGGCATTTCAAATCGTTCCTGGACGCGTGTTTCGACCTCATGAGCGGCTACACCACCACCGGGCTCTTCCTCATGCAGGACCTGGACCATGCCTCCCACGGCCTCAACATGTGGAGGCACCTGCTCACCTACGCCGGAGGGCAGGGGATCATCGTCATCGCCCTCACCTTCCTCTTCGCGGGCACGGCGGGCGCCTTCAAGATCTACGTCAGCGAGGGCAAGGAGGAGAAACTGCTGCCCAACGTCCTGGGCACGGCGCGGGCCATCTGGATGATCAGCCTCACCTACCTGGTGGTGGGGAGCCTCTTCCTCTGGGCCTCCCTGCTCGAGGAGGGCATGCCGTTGGCGAGGGGCGGGCTGCACGCGGTGTGGCTGTTCATGGGCGCCTGGTCCACCGGGGGGTTCGCCCCCCAGAGCCTCAACCTCCTCTACTACCACAGCCTCCTGATCGAGCTGGTGACCCTGGTCATCTTCGTCATCGGGTCCTTCAACTTCGCCCTGCACTACGCGGTATGGACCGGGGACCACCGGGAGGTCTACCGCAACGTAGAGACGAGGTCGTTCACCACCACCGTCCTGCTGGGGACGTTCATGCTCTCCATCGGCTTCGGCAAGTTCGGGCTCTTCGGAAGCCTGGGGGAGTTCTTCCGCAAGGGCTTCTACAACCTGGCCTCCGCCCACACCACCACGGGGAACAGCACCATCTACGCCGTCTCCTTCTGGAAGGACTTCGGTTTCATCGCCATGTGGGCCGTGATCCTGACCATGGCCATCGGCGCCAGCGCCTGCTCCACCGGCGGCGGCTTCAAGGGATTGCGCATGGGCATCGTCTTCCGCTTCCTGCGGGGGGAGGTTCGCAGGCTGGCTTCCCCGGAGTCGGCCGTGGTGGCGGAGAAGATCCACCATATCCACGACACCTGGCTGGACGATGCCATGGTCAAGGGGGCCATGTTCATCATCATCTGCTACGTGGTCATCTATGCCCTGGGGGGGATGCTGGGCGTGCTCTACGGTTTCGATCCCAACGTGGCCATCTTCGATGCCGTCTCGGCGGGGAGCAACACCGGACTCTCGGCCGGGCTCACGTCACCGCTCATGCCCGCGGCGATGAAGGTCTATTACATCTTCGCCATGTGGGCGGGGCGCCTGGAGTTCATGTCCATCATCGCTCTCTTCGCCTTCGGGGGAGCGCTGCTGCGGGGCCGCGGGACCGCGAGGAAGGTGAGAGGATGA
- a CDS encoding TrkA family potassium uptake protein, with protein sequence MISGGGRVGSYLAGKLASRGHAVAVIEKDGAACRELATSLDAIILHGDACNWRYQEEAQTGRADVFAAVTGDDDDNLVACQLARTHFKVPRLVARVNNPKNEEIFGLMGIDAVSSTSVIAGLIEGLTEAGDITTLRTLHKGKVAMVELDMPTEGGEACGCVIEELKLPPGCVLVSISRGEEVIIPRGGDRLQAGDVVIALTFVDQEEELRRALLGKRGAVRGERGET encoded by the coding sequence GTGATCAGCGGCGGCGGCAGAGTGGGGAGCTACCTCGCCGGCAAGCTGGCCTCAAGGGGTCATGCGGTCGCGGTGATCGAGAAGGACGGAGCGGCATGCCGGGAGCTGGCCACCTCCCTTGATGCCATCATCCTCCACGGCGATGCCTGCAACTGGCGCTACCAGGAAGAAGCACAGACGGGGCGGGCTGACGTATTCGCCGCCGTCACGGGTGATGACGACGACAACCTGGTAGCCTGCCAGCTCGCCCGCACCCATTTCAAGGTACCCCGCCTGGTGGCCAGGGTGAACAACCCCAAGAACGAGGAGATATTCGGGTTGATGGGCATAGACGCCGTCTCCAGCACCTCCGTCATCGCGGGGCTGATAGAGGGACTGACCGAAGCGGGCGACATCACTACTCTGCGCACTCTACACAAGGGGAAGGTGGCCATGGTGGAGCTGGATATGCCAACGGAGGGTGGCGAAGCGTGCGGCTGCGTCATAGAAGAACTCAAGCTTCCCCCCGGTTGTGTCCTCGTCTCCATCTCGCGGGGCGAGGAGGTCATCATCCCCCGGGGAGGGGACCGCCTGCAGGCGGGGGACGTGGTGATCGCGCTCACCTTCGTGGACCAGGAGGAAGAGCTGCGCCGGGCGCTCCTGGGGAAAAGGGGCGCCGTACGGGGAGAGAGGGGAGAAACATGA
- a CDS encoding V-type ATP synthase subunit I, which yields MPIARMAKVSVLAPRDMREELLDQLHRMGTVHVVDVAAAAADDEELKPLHDPFEPETRLLRLTLAKCDFIIDLLTRFEGKKKGMISGILAPRVHLTYEEFTEAEREIDLEGVYRELEDLDIRFRHTESTIAELQEDLKAMAPWSGLDCPLGAMGAANSIAYRLVIADEGAIAGWESELEERCPYTALQEVNHDKTGIYLAIIVHADNLAELDALLAERGMEQVQFTGKTGTVAEETAGAKERLKQEEESRAAVEAEIKGRLPIMPRVMALSDFLYNRLVKEETKGKLLHTRSVVALEGWVEESRVEEVRQGLVWLGQKADVEFAAPEEDDIPPTLMVNRRRIQPAENLINLFGIPNHEETDPTPFVAPFFILFFAMCIGDLGYGLILAFAFWLAMKKLDLSRTTKSFLRLFFYCGLATIVVGVFTRGYFGIDGEVLPGFLKFPGTIDIIKNPKPLMLICVALGLIHISVGMAIEMWDNARNNSWWLGFCEQGTTLLLWFGIAVLGVGMAAGVGPIKTGGLYVMLAGAVGIVFLSNISSKSLAGKFFGGLFNLYGLFGGTIGDVASYLRLYALGLATVAIGFVVNLMAGMVLGVPVLGILFMLVVLLGGHVFNLLVNFLGAFVHPLRLQYVEFFGKFYEDGGEPFAPLALETRKTVVDEE from the coding sequence ATGCCCATTGCGAGGATGGCCAAGGTCTCCGTTCTGGCCCCGCGCGACATGCGGGAAGAGCTGCTGGACCAGTTGCACCGCATGGGGACCGTCCACGTCGTCGACGTCGCCGCGGCCGCCGCGGATGACGAGGAGCTGAAGCCCCTTCACGACCCCTTCGAGCCCGAGACCAGGCTCCTGCGACTCACCCTGGCCAAGTGCGACTTCATCATCGACCTGCTCACAAGGTTCGAGGGGAAGAAGAAGGGGATGATCTCCGGTATCCTCGCTCCGAGGGTCCATCTCACCTACGAGGAATTCACGGAGGCCGAGAGGGAGATCGACCTGGAGGGCGTATACCGCGAGCTGGAAGACCTCGACATACGCTTCAGGCATACCGAGAGCACCATCGCCGAACTGCAGGAGGACCTGAAGGCGATGGCCCCCTGGAGCGGCCTGGATTGTCCCCTGGGCGCGATGGGCGCGGCCAACTCCATCGCTTACAGGCTGGTGATCGCGGACGAGGGAGCCATCGCCGGCTGGGAGAGCGAGCTGGAGGAGCGCTGCCCGTACACTGCCTTGCAGGAGGTCAACCACGATAAGACAGGGATCTACCTGGCGATCATCGTCCACGCGGACAACCTCGCGGAACTCGACGCCCTGCTGGCGGAGCGCGGCATGGAGCAGGTGCAGTTCACCGGCAAGACCGGGACCGTCGCGGAGGAGACAGCGGGCGCGAAGGAGAGGCTGAAGCAGGAGGAGGAGAGCAGGGCGGCGGTGGAGGCGGAGATCAAGGGGAGGCTGCCGATCATGCCCAGGGTCATGGCCCTGAGCGACTTCCTCTATAACCGCCTCGTGAAGGAGGAGACGAAGGGGAAGCTCCTGCACACGCGGAGCGTGGTGGCCCTGGAGGGATGGGTGGAGGAGAGCAGGGTCGAGGAGGTGCGGCAGGGGCTTGTATGGCTGGGGCAGAAGGCGGACGTGGAGTTCGCCGCCCCCGAAGAAGACGACATACCGCCCACCCTCATGGTCAACCGCCGCCGCATCCAGCCGGCGGAGAACCTCATCAACCTCTTCGGCATCCCCAACCACGAGGAGACCGACCCTACGCCCTTCGTCGCCCCCTTCTTCATCCTCTTCTTCGCCATGTGCATCGGCGACCTGGGATACGGTCTCATCCTGGCCTTCGCCTTCTGGCTGGCCATGAAAAAACTCGACCTGTCCCGGACCACCAAGAGCTTCCTTCGCCTCTTCTTCTACTGCGGCCTCGCGACCATCGTGGTCGGCGTGTTCACGCGCGGCTATTTCGGGATCGACGGCGAGGTGCTGCCGGGGTTCCTCAAGTTCCCGGGGACCATCGACATCATCAAGAATCCCAAGCCGCTGATGCTCATCTGCGTGGCCCTGGGCCTGATCCACATCTCCGTGGGAATGGCCATCGAGATGTGGGACAACGCCCGCAACAACTCGTGGTGGCTGGGCTTCTGCGAGCAGGGCACCACGCTGCTGCTGTGGTTCGGGATCGCGGTTCTCGGCGTGGGGATGGCCGCCGGCGTGGGACCGATCAAGACCGGGGGCCTGTACGTGATGCTGGCGGGAGCGGTGGGGATCGTCTTCCTCTCCAACATCTCCAGCAAGTCGCTGGCCGGCAAGTTCTTCGGCGGGCTCTTCAACCTCTACGGCCTCTTCGGGGGGACCATCGGCGACGTGGCCTCGTACCTCAGGCTCTACGCCCTGGGCCTGGCCACCGTGGCCATCGGCTTCGTGGTCAACCTCATGGCCGGGATGGTCCTGGGCGTGCCCGTCCTGGGCATCCTCTTCATGCTCGTGGTCCTTCTCGGCGGGCACGTCTTCAACCTGCTCGTCAACTTCCTGGGCGCCTTCGTGCACCCCCTGAGGCTGCAGTACGTCGAGTTCTTCGGCAAGTTCTACGAGGACGGCGGCGAGCCCTTCGCTCCCCTCGCTCTGGAAACGCGCAAGACGGTCGTGGACGAGGAATAG
- a CDS encoding NAD-binding protein: MRVIITGCGRVGSQLAQFFAYESHDVVVIDRDEGSFARLGGTFNGVTLTGVAFDEGLLKEAGIERAGAVAAVTNFDNTNLMVAEIARRIYGVPAVARLYNPEKRYIFNRLGVDHVCGTALVAQAVMGKLLQHDLIMRQERLDAGIRVVEFSIPPETGEVFAGNFEDGASTRILSLARAGTQIRWDRDTALRGGDRLVLAARREAWSDVEVGWTGFRPGKGRKGASFLWGVRQRREKRRSKAVIAGCGRVGAQLAEMLSLDGHEVTVIDRDAASFQRLFKMFPGRAVEGMSFDIDTLREAGIEEADAFAAVTNYDNANLMSAEVAREVFGVPRVVSRIYNPDKQETYRALGLDYVVGTELIARTVMEMVLVPLVRHRGTCCDGSLSLVEFDCPPRWAGRTMAWCEKVSPLWIAYLVREGEAVLPGPDTILEAGDEITALAREGAARRLERYLRDRGRR, encoded by the coding sequence ATGCGCGTCATCATCACGGGTTGCGGCAGGGTAGGGTCGCAACTGGCCCAGTTTTTCGCCTACGAAAGCCATGACGTGGTCGTCATCGACAGGGACGAGGGCTCCTTCGCGCGCCTGGGCGGGACCTTCAACGGCGTCACCCTCACCGGCGTCGCCTTCGACGAGGGACTGCTCAAAGAGGCGGGCATCGAGAGGGCGGGGGCCGTCGCCGCCGTCACCAACTTCGACAACACCAACCTCATGGTCGCGGAGATAGCCCGGCGTATATACGGCGTGCCCGCGGTGGCGCGCCTCTACAATCCGGAAAAACGTTATATATTCAACCGTCTTGGCGTCGACCACGTCTGCGGCACCGCGCTGGTGGCGCAGGCGGTCATGGGCAAACTCCTGCAGCACGACCTCATCATGCGCCAGGAGCGCCTGGACGCGGGCATCAGGGTGGTGGAGTTCTCAATCCCCCCCGAGACCGGAGAGGTCTTCGCCGGTAACTTTGAGGACGGTGCCTCCACGCGCATCCTTTCCCTGGCGCGGGCGGGCACGCAGATCCGGTGGGACCGCGACACCGCACTCAGGGGGGGAGACCGCCTGGTCCTGGCCGCCAGGCGCGAGGCATGGAGTGACGTGGAGGTAGGATGGACGGGATTTCGTCCGGGCAAAGGCCGCAAGGGGGCGTCGTTCCTGTGGGGGGTGCGGCAGAGGCGGGAGAAGAGGAGATCGAAAGCGGTAATAGCAGGTTGCGGCCGTGTAGGGGCTCAGCTCGCCGAGATGCTCTCGCTGGACGGTCACGAGGTCACGGTCATCGACAGGGACGCCGCCTCCTTCCAGAGGCTGTTCAAGATGTTCCCCGGCCGGGCCGTGGAGGGGATGTCCTTCGATATAGATACGCTGAGGGAGGCGGGCATCGAGGAGGCGGACGCCTTCGCGGCGGTGACCAACTACGACAACGCCAACCTCATGAGCGCCGAGGTTGCGAGAGAGGTCTTCGGGGTGCCACGGGTGGTATCCCGCATCTACAACCCGGACAAACAGGAGACCTACCGGGCCCTGGGGCTGGACTATGTGGTGGGAACGGAACTCATCGCACGAACCGTCATGGAGATGGTCCTCGTCCCCCTGGTCCGCCACCGGGGGACCTGCTGTGATGGCAGCCTGAGCCTGGTCGAGTTCGACTGCCCCCCAAGATGGGCGGGGCGCACCATGGCCTGGTGCGAGAAGGTGTCGCCCCTCTGGATAGCGTACCTGGTGAGGGAGGGAGAGGCCGTGCTGCCGGGTCCAGACACCATCCTGGAGGCGGGGGACGAGATCACCGCCCTTGCACGGGAGGGCGCAGCGCGGAGGCTTGAGAGGTATCTCAGAGACCGGGGGAGGAGGTGA
- a CDS encoding V-type ATP synthase subunit K, producing the protein MVETFGGLSGLHWALLGAAVAVIGGGTGSSMGITYIANVAGGILTELPDRFGPLLPLVVIPGTQGIYGFITGVLVIFVMEPGAGWEALPGLLGFQIFLACLPVAFVCFSSGAYQGLTSAGAAGMVAKRREEMGRALVLPALVETYAVLSLIVTILIFFTVIAPQIDKLAG; encoded by the coding sequence ATGGTCGAGACTTTTGGCGGACTGTCCGGCTTGCACTGGGCGCTGCTGGGCGCGGCGGTGGCGGTGATCGGGGGGGGCACGGGCTCCTCCATGGGCATCACCTACATCGCCAACGTAGCCGGCGGCATCCTCACCGAGCTGCCGGACCGCTTCGGTCCCCTGCTCCCCCTGGTGGTCATCCCGGGCACGCAGGGCATCTACGGTTTCATCACGGGGGTCCTGGTCATCTTCGTCATGGAACCCGGCGCGGGCTGGGAAGCCCTGCCGGGCCTCCTGGGCTTCCAGATCTTCCTGGCCTGCCTGCCGGTGGCCTTCGTGTGCTTCTCCTCCGGCGCCTACCAGGGGTTGACCTCGGCCGGGGCGGCGGGGATGGTGGCCAAGCGGCGCGAGGAGATGGGGCGCGCCCTGGTGCTCCCGGCCCTGGTGGAGACCTACGCGGTGCTCTCACTCATCGTGACCATCCTCATCTTCTTCACGGTCATCGCGCCGCAGATAGACAAACTAGCCGGTTGA